One genomic segment of Bradyrhizobium diazoefficiens includes these proteins:
- a CDS encoding DUF4082 domain-containing protein, translating to MAMLVQKASVFGRGARAVFPGEEIPALSQESTFWNSFAGFEPPNLWARPLADPLASWSSTLPPLVGDASFLQPSFRAGSGDPSDLRGVLPGLFSASFQSRLSALLSSTSLTSGHQGLGPTFAAVANEGTPPRSSSVSSSGTTHWAHPSDGIWNVATNWSAGVPGIIDSAFLDAAGTYIVTSTASVDIGSLVLDAGATLSFGAGTPFIIEGDVLNNGTVEAGTFLGDRIATGDFKGDVSGTGSFEISDKAVLEIGGSVSGQFLNGSFSGITVSFDTGVGALVLDQSAKFHGLIAGSSPGAPLSPGNLIDLKDLPFTSSMSATVHYDNSSNISTVDFSNGAANVTLLFSGMDLNWNFKSDGQGGTIVSDPPTNSIVLENQKPGTPRSVWEIQPGDNSTLTQGFATAISTNVGGTVQFKINNLTGNPNYHVDVYRLGYYGGNGARLVTSLQHQAGAAVVQPAALSDPSTGLVDAGNWSVTDSWSVPTDAASGVYIANVINGTEIFQIPFIIRNDASHSDVVLQTSDEDWQAYNGWGGANLYFGNGPGINGSAYAVSYNRPLVTRDGTGTFSEGGDSPFTAEIAAIYWLEQNGYDVSYISGIDAATNGSLLLNHKVFMDAGHDEYWTEAQRANVEAAAHAGVSLAFLTGNEIFWKTRLAPSIDGSGTANRTLISYKDTHANALLDPTGQATGNYSDPRFGSTPLPSNELTGTLFAVNAFRYDTITIPYSMTQLRFWRNTAVAQTAPGQTASLVPGLLGVEWDVAPDNGFRPAGLVSVSSSTVNVDGKYLLDYGNTFGAGTATHNLVLHRDPVSGALIFSAGSINWPWALASNHDGPATPVDPNVQQAMVNLFADMGVQPATLQASLTAAIQSSDTTAPTSAITNLSAASVVEGQSITVMGTAADAAGKIAGVEISTDGGTTWHPTNTNVGAANATWSYTFVTGAQGTYRLKTRAVDDSLNLETPSAGTTYTVTPSSNLTLFSPTDTPAVISNSDSGAVELGVKFVPAVSGKITGIRFYKASDNTGTHIGDLWTTSGTLLASATFSNETASGWQQVDFATPVNVQAGVTYVASYHTNTGHYSSTDYYFIDYDGLTKGALTAPGSSLNGVYAYGSSPVFPSNASSIDAANYWVDVVFSDSGLTSPQAHDDGGFTVSQNGVLNIAASTLLANDTNPSGLPFSLTSVGSPLNGSVSYNSQNQTVTFTPTNGYAGAASFTYTITDTSGQSGSGQVSLNVNYPVSAQSLFGTNDAPSVANSGDTSPVEVGVKFTASVNGTITGLRFYKGSLNTGPHIADLWNSTGTLLTTATFTNETASGWQQVNFSNPVAITAGTTYVASYHTNGNYSGTQNYFATSLTNGQLTAPAGSNGVYAYGSGSAFPTNTFKSSNYWVDVVFNGSAATSTPQAVADSGFTVSQNGVLNIAASTLLANDTNPSGLPFSLTSVGSPLNGSVSYNSQNQTVTFTPTNGYAGAASFTYTITDTSGQSGSGQVSLNVNYPVSAQSLFGTNDAPSVANSGDTSPVEVGVKFTASVNGTITGLRFYKGSLNTGPHIADLWNSTGTLLTTATFTNETASGWQQVNFSNPVAITAGTTYVASYHTNGNYSGTQNYFATSLTNGQLTAPAGSNGVYAYGSGSAFPTNTFKSSNYWVDVVFNGSAAANNTPPTAVADVADATEKGGVNNSTGGSPATGNVLANDTDPDAGDTKTVTAVSFGSANGTLGSALAGAHGTLALSASGAFTYTVNENDAAVQALRQSTDTLTDVFNYTMRDAAGATSSTTLTVTIRGANDAPVLAIQTGSQAATVGSAFSLTLPAGTFTDVDAGDALSYTVTSALPAWLTFNTQTRTFSGTPTSADVGTLSVTVSAADLGNLTNSETFNIAVSAVPSTVSLFSSSDIPAVRSNADTSQVNLGVQFTSSMAGTIAGIKYFKSANDLGTHTGSLWSSTGALLATATFTNETSSGWQTVTFSSPVSITAGATYVASYHSNGHYASTTSYFTTARTNGPLTAPASVNGLYTYGTGNLLPTSSYSASNYWVDVVFNSSSGGANQSPVAANDSGFHATQNVPFAIPATALLANDTDPDGNALTITGASGGTNGVASFNAQSNSVNFTPTTGYTGPASFNYSISDGHGGTASALVSLDVNVASSTTVRLFSASDEPSIVAANDPQSVELGVKFQTSTPGDVVGIRFYKGPSNTGTHVADLWSSTGTLLATATFTNETADGWQQVNFATPVTIMPGTTYVASYHTPGDYASDPGLLANAITNGPLTAPSSASIGGNGVFAYGTDSLFPTNTFNATSYGVDVVFRPQLAA from the coding sequence ATGGCCATGCTGGTTCAAAAGGCGAGCGTCTTCGGCCGGGGAGCTCGGGCCGTTTTTCCGGGCGAAGAAATTCCCGCCCTTTCGCAGGAATCGACGTTCTGGAATTCATTCGCAGGCTTCGAGCCGCCCAACCTCTGGGCTCGGCCGCTTGCCGATCCGTTGGCAAGCTGGTCATCCACTCTGCCGCCTCTCGTTGGTGACGCCTCGTTCCTTCAACCGTCGTTTCGGGCCGGCTCGGGCGATCCGTCAGACCTGCGCGGCGTTCTGCCTGGTCTTTTCTCCGCATCTTTCCAGTCGCGATTGTCTGCTCTGCTGTCTTCGACGTCTTTGACGAGCGGCCATCAGGGCTTGGGTCCGACGTTCGCAGCTGTGGCAAACGAAGGGACGCCGCCGAGATCATCATCGGTTTCGAGCTCAGGCACCACCCACTGGGCTCATCCGAGCGACGGAATCTGGAATGTCGCTACGAACTGGAGTGCCGGCGTCCCAGGCATCATTGACTCGGCGTTCCTCGATGCAGCCGGAACGTATATCGTCACGAGCACGGCCAGCGTTGATATCGGGAGCCTCGTTCTTGATGCGGGAGCGACGCTTTCGTTCGGTGCCGGGACGCCCTTCATCATCGAAGGCGATGTCCTGAACAATGGGACTGTCGAAGCCGGGACGTTTCTTGGCGATCGCATTGCGACAGGGGACTTCAAGGGCGACGTCAGCGGCACGGGATCTTTCGAAATTTCAGACAAGGCGGTCCTGGAGATCGGAGGCTCGGTTTCCGGCCAGTTCTTGAATGGATCGTTCTCCGGCATCACCGTGTCGTTCGACACGGGGGTTGGCGCGCTTGTCCTCGATCAGTCGGCCAAGTTCCACGGGTTGATCGCAGGTTCGTCGCCGGGGGCACCGCTTTCGCCAGGAAACCTCATCGACTTGAAGGATCTCCCCTTCACATCGTCGATGTCGGCGACCGTCCATTACGACAATAGCTCGAACATCAGCACAGTCGATTTCAGCAATGGTGCGGCCAATGTCACCTTGCTGTTTTCGGGGATGGACCTGAACTGGAATTTCAAAAGCGATGGGCAGGGAGGCACCATTGTCTCCGATCCACCCACGAATTCGATCGTGCTGGAAAACCAGAAGCCGGGCACGCCGAGAAGTGTCTGGGAGATCCAGCCGGGCGACAATTCGACTCTGACCCAGGGATTTGCGACAGCAATCAGCACCAATGTCGGCGGGACAGTCCAGTTCAAGATCAACAACCTGACCGGCAACCCCAACTATCACGTCGATGTTTACAGGTTGGGATATTATGGCGGCAATGGTGCCAGGCTGGTTACGAGCCTGCAGCATCAGGCCGGAGCTGCGGTCGTCCAACCGGCTGCACTAAGTGACCCGTCGACCGGTCTCGTCGATGCCGGCAACTGGAGCGTAACCGATTCCTGGAGCGTGCCAACCGATGCGGCCTCGGGCGTCTACATCGCCAACGTCATCAACGGCACCGAGATTTTCCAGATCCCGTTCATCATAAGAAACGACGCTTCGCACAGCGACGTCGTCCTGCAGACAAGTGATGAGGACTGGCAAGCCTACAACGGCTGGGGAGGCGCCAACCTTTATTTCGGCAACGGCCCGGGCATCAACGGATCGGCCTACGCGGTCAGCTACAATCGCCCCCTCGTGACGCGAGACGGCACCGGAACCTTCTCCGAGGGGGGAGACTCTCCGTTCACGGCTGAGATTGCGGCCATCTATTGGCTCGAGCAGAACGGTTACGATGTTTCTTACATTTCCGGAATCGATGCTGCGACAAATGGCTCGTTGTTGCTCAATCACAAAGTCTTCATGGACGCGGGGCATGACGAGTATTGGACCGAAGCTCAGCGTGCCAACGTAGAGGCCGCAGCGCATGCCGGCGTGAGCCTTGCGTTTCTCACGGGCAACGAGATCTTCTGGAAGACAAGGCTGGCACCCAGCATCGATGGCAGCGGAACAGCCAACCGCACACTCATCAGCTACAAGGATACGCACGCAAATGCGTTGCTTGATCCAACAGGACAAGCGACCGGCAACTACTCCGACCCGCGGTTCGGTTCGACGCCTCTTCCCTCGAATGAATTGACCGGTACATTGTTCGCGGTCAACGCATTTCGGTACGATACGATCACGATACCGTACTCAATGACCCAGTTGCGCTTCTGGCGCAATACGGCCGTCGCGCAAACGGCCCCCGGACAGACCGCCTCGCTCGTACCTGGCCTATTGGGCGTTGAATGGGACGTCGCGCCGGACAACGGATTCCGTCCGGCTGGGTTGGTCAGTGTCTCGTCTTCAACAGTCAATGTGGACGGAAAGTATCTGCTTGATTACGGCAACACGTTCGGAGCAGGCACGGCGACCCACAATCTCGTGCTGCATCGGGATCCCGTCAGTGGCGCACTGATATTCTCGGCCGGCTCAATCAACTGGCCGTGGGCGCTTGCCAGCAACCACGACGGACCTGCGACTCCGGTGGACCCCAATGTCCAGCAGGCGATGGTCAACCTTTTCGCCGACATGGGGGTACAGCCAGCGACGCTGCAAGCGAGCCTGACGGCCGCGATCCAGTCCAGCGACACTACGGCGCCGACTTCTGCGATCACTAATCTCTCGGCTGCCAGCGTTGTCGAGGGGCAATCGATTACGGTGATGGGGACGGCTGCTGACGCGGCTGGAAAGATCGCCGGAGTCGAAATCTCCACGGATGGTGGAACAACCTGGCATCCAACCAACACCAACGTCGGCGCGGCGAACGCGACGTGGTCATATACGTTCGTCACAGGCGCGCAGGGGACATATCGTCTCAAGACTAGGGCGGTCGACGACAGCCTGAACCTGGAGACACCTAGTGCGGGCACGACTTACACGGTCACGCCGTCTTCCAACCTGACACTCTTCAGTCCGACTGATACGCCCGCGGTGATCTCAAACAGCGATTCCGGCGCAGTTGAGCTCGGCGTCAAATTCGTCCCCGCAGTGTCGGGCAAGATCACGGGCATTCGTTTCTACAAGGCATCTGATAATACCGGCACCCACATCGGTGATCTCTGGACCACCAGCGGGACGCTGCTTGCTAGCGCCACGTTTAGCAACGAAACAGCGAGCGGCTGGCAGCAGGTTGATTTCGCGACTCCTGTCAATGTGCAGGCGGGCGTCACGTATGTCGCTTCTTATCACACGAACACTGGCCACTATTCCTCGACCGACTACTACTTCATCGACTATGACGGTCTTACGAAAGGTGCGCTCACCGCGCCCGGCAGCAGCCTCAACGGCGTCTATGCCTATGGCAGTAGCCCGGTCTTCCCCAGCAACGCTTCCTCTATCGACGCCGCGAACTACTGGGTCGACGTCGTTTTCAGCGATTCAGGCCTGACCTCGCCGCAAGCTCACGACGACGGTGGCTTTACGGTTAGCCAAAATGGCGTGCTGAACATTGCGGCATCAACGCTGCTCGCGAACGACACCAACCCGTCCGGGCTGCCTTTCTCGCTTACCAGCGTCGGTAGTCCGCTCAATGGAAGCGTAAGCTACAATTCGCAGAACCAGACCGTGACCTTCACGCCCACCAATGGCTATGCCGGGGCGGCGAGCTTCACCTACACGATCACGGACACGAGCGGCCAGAGCGGATCCGGCCAGGTGTCGCTCAATGTCAACTATCCGGTCTCCGCACAGAGCCTGTTCGGCACCAATGATGCACCGAGCGTCGCCAATTCCGGCGACACCAGCCCCGTCGAAGTCGGAGTCAAGTTCACCGCATCGGTGAACGGGACAATAACCGGCCTGCGCTTCTACAAGGGATCGTTGAATACGGGTCCCCATATTGCGGATCTCTGGAACTCCACCGGAACCCTGCTTACAACTGCCACGTTCACGAACGAGACAGCCAGCGGCTGGCAGCAGGTCAATTTCTCCAATCCCGTTGCCATTACGGCAGGCACCACCTACGTCGCGTCCTACCACACCAACGGCAACTATTCCGGTACCCAGAACTATTTCGCGACGTCGCTCACCAACGGCCAGTTGACGGCTCCGGCTGGCAGCAACGGAGTCTATGCCTACGGATCCGGAAGCGCGTTCCCGACGAATACGTTCAAATCCTCCAACTACTGGGTCGACGTCGTCTTCAACGGATCCGCCGCCACCAGCACGCCGCAAGCTGTCGCCGACAGTGGCTTTACGGTTAGCCAAAATGGCGTGCTGAACATTGCGGCATCAACGCTGCTCGCGAACGACACCAACCCGTCCGGGCTGCCTTTCTCGCTTACCAGCGTCGGTAGTCCGCTCAATGGAAGCGTAAGCTACAATTCGCAGAACCAGACCGTGACCTTCACGCCCACCAATGGCTATGCCGGGGCGGCGAGCTTCACCTACACGATCACGGACACGAGCGGCCAGAGCGGATCCGGCCAGGTGTCGCTCAATGTCAACTATCCGGTCTCCGCACAGAGCCTGTTCGGCACCAATGATGCACCGAGCGTCGCCAATTCCGGCGACACCAGCCCCGTCGAAGTCGGAGTCAAGTTCACCGCATCGGTGAACGGGACAATAACCGGCCTGCGCTTCTACAAGGGATCGTTGAATACGGGTCCCCATATTGCGGATCTCTGGAACTCCACCGGAACCCTGCTTACAACTGCCACGTTCACGAACGAGACAGCCAGCGGCTGGCAGCAGGTCAATTTCTCCAATCCCGTTGCCATTACGGCAGGCACCACCTACGTCGCGTCCTACCACACCAACGGCAACTATTCCGGTACCCAGAACTATTTCGCGACGTCGCTCACCAACGGCCAGTTGACGGCTCCGGCTGGCAGCAACGGAGTCTATGCCTACGGATCCGGAAGCGCGTTCCCGACGAATACTTTCAAATCCTCCAACTACTGGGTCGACGTCGTCTTCAACGGATCCGCCGCCGCCAATAATACGCCGCCAACCGCGGTTGCTGACGTCGCGGACGCCACCGAGAAGGGCGGCGTAAACAATAGCACTGGTGGTTCGCCCGCCACCGGCAACGTGCTGGCCAACGATACCGATCCCGATGCCGGCGACACCAAGACCGTCACTGCAGTCAGCTTCGGCTCGGCCAACGGGACACTCGGTTCAGCTCTCGCGGGCGCGCACGGCACCCTCGCGCTCAGTGCCTCGGGTGCTTTCACCTACACGGTGAACGAGAACGATGCAGCCGTTCAGGCCCTGCGGCAGTCGACCGATACGCTGACCGATGTCTTCAACTATACGATGCGGGACGCCGCCGGCGCCACATCGTCGACCACCCTTACTGTCACCATTCGCGGCGCCAACGACGCGCCGGTGCTGGCGATCCAGACCGGCAGCCAGGCTGCGACCGTGGGCTCGGCGTTCTCTCTGACGCTGCCCGCCGGCACTTTTACGGATGTCGATGCCGGCGACGCGCTCAGCTACACCGTAACTTCAGCTCTTCCCGCCTGGCTCACCTTCAATACTCAGACCCGCACCTTTAGCGGCACGCCGACGTCTGCGGACGTTGGCACGCTCAGCGTTACGGTCTCTGCTGCTGATCTCGGTAATCTCACCAACAGTGAGACATTCAACATCGCCGTGTCGGCAGTGCCTTCAACGGTGAGCCTGTTCTCGAGTTCGGATATCCCCGCAGTTCGGTCGAATGCGGATACGTCTCAGGTCAATCTCGGAGTGCAATTCACATCCTCCATGGCAGGCACGATTGCCGGCATCAAGTACTTCAAGAGTGCAAATGACCTCGGCACTCATACGGGCTCGTTGTGGAGCAGCACCGGCGCGCTGCTGGCGACCGCGACTTTCACCAACGAGACCAGCAGCGGCTGGCAGACCGTCACGTTCAGCAGTCCCGTGTCCATCACGGCCGGCGCCACCTATGTCGCGAGCTATCACAGCAACGGCCATTATGCCTCCACCACCAGCTACTTCACCACCGCTCGCACCAACGGTCCGCTCACGGCTCCTGCGAGCGTCAATGGCCTCTACACCTACGGAACGGGCAATCTGCTCCCGACCAGCAGCTATAGCGCAAGCAATTACTGGGTCGATGTCGTGTTCAACAGCTCGAGCGGCGGCGCCAACCAGTCGCCTGTCGCGGCGAACGACAGCGGCTTCCACGCCACGCAGAACGTCCCCTTCGCGATTCCGGCCACGGCACTGCTTGCCAACGACACCGATCCGGACGGCAATGCGCTCACGATCACGGGTGCGAGCGGCGGTACGAACGGCGTCGCCAGCTTCAACGCCCAAAGCAACAGCGTGAACTTCACTCCCACGACCGGCTACACAGGACCGGCGTCCTTCAACTACAGCATCTCCGACGGCCATGGTGGCACCGCCAGCGCACTCGTCTCCCTCGATGTGAACGTTGCGTCTTCGACGACTGTGCGCCTGTTCAGCGCAAGTGATGAGCCCAGCATTGTGGCGGCCAATGATCCACAGTCGGTGGAACTTGGCGTCAAGTTTCAGACGTCCACCCCAGGCGATGTTGTCGGCATTCGCTTCTACAAGGGCCCATCCAACACGGGCACCCACGTCGCGGATCTTTGGAGCAGCACCGGGACTTTGCTGGCAACGGCGACCTTTACCAACGAAACGGCCGACGGCTGGCAACAGGTCAATTTCGCCACGCCCGTGACGATCATGCCGGGAACGACCTACGTCGCCTCCTATCACACCCCCGGCGATTACGCGTCTGATCCAGGCCTGCTCGCCAACGCGATTACCAACGGACCTCTGACGGCTCCATCCTCGGCATCGATCGGCGGCAACGGTGTGTTTGCGTACGGGACGGATAGCCTATTTCCGACCAATACCTTCAACGCGACGAGCTATGGCGTTGACGTAGTTTTCAGGCCGCAGCTGGCAGCATAG
- the rfbA gene encoding glucose-1-phosphate thymidylyltransferase RfbA produces MLKGIVLAGGSGTRLYPITRVVSKQLLPIYDKPMIYYPLSTLMLAGIREILIITTPSDRYQFERLLGDGSQWGIRLSYAEQTRPAGLADAFIVGADFIGNDRVAMVLGDNIFFGDGLSELLARAAGREEGATVFAYHVRDPERYGVVAFDEEDRPVSIEEKPKRPPSNWAITGLYFFDNRVVRYARRVEPSSRGELEITDLQMRYLSANALHVERMGRGFAWLDTGTVESLMDAGTFVQTLEKRQGMKIACLEEVAFRLGFIKRDQLLALAQPLEKSGYGKYLSEITRLP; encoded by the coding sequence ATGCTGAAGGGAATCGTGCTGGCTGGCGGCAGCGGAACGCGCCTCTATCCGATCACGCGCGTGGTCAGCAAGCAGTTGCTCCCGATCTATGACAAGCCCATGATCTACTACCCCCTGTCGACGCTGATGTTGGCAGGGATTCGCGAGATTTTGATCATTACCACGCCTTCAGACCGGTATCAGTTCGAGCGGCTGCTGGGCGACGGGAGCCAGTGGGGAATTCGGCTCAGCTACGCTGAGCAGACCCGTCCCGCCGGTCTCGCGGACGCCTTCATCGTTGGTGCCGATTTCATCGGAAACGATCGTGTGGCGATGGTGCTTGGAGACAATATCTTCTTCGGCGATGGCCTGAGCGAACTGCTGGCCAGGGCGGCAGGACGTGAGGAAGGTGCCACGGTTTTTGCCTATCACGTGCGGGACCCGGAACGATATGGCGTCGTCGCGTTTGATGAGGAGGACCGTCCGGTATCGATCGAGGAGAAACCGAAACGGCCACCGTCGAATTGGGCAATCACGGGGCTGTATTTTTTTGACAATCGCGTTGTCCGCTACGCGCGTCGCGTCGAACCGTCGTCGCGCGGAGAGCTCGAGATTACCGATCTTCAAATGCGCTACCTTTCGGCCAACGCGCTGCACGTTGAGCGCATGGGGCGGGGGTTTGCCTGGCTGGATACCGGCACGGTCGAGTCTCTCATGGATGCAGGGACGTTCGTGCAGACCCTGGAAAAGCGGCAGGGAATGAAGATCGCCTGTCTTGAGGAGGTCGCCTTCAGACTCGGCTTCATCAAGCGTGATCAACTTCTCGCGCTGGCCCAACCGCTCGAGAAGAGCGGCTATGGCAAATATCTGAGTGAAATCACGCGGCTGCCGTAA
- the rfbD gene encoding dTDP-4-dehydrorhamnose reductase → MSERPILIAGRNGQLARCLRDLAAVRGLPAVALGRRELDLENREGIDKLIASIAPSAIINTAAYTAVDQAESEAAKVFSINRDGAAALADVAWQMNIPLIHLSTDYVFDGEKPDAYDESDVPAPLNVYGASKLAGEAAVLAAHPLATVIRCSWIYSPYGSNFVRTMLRLCETQATVRVVRDQLGNPTYAYDLAEAVLRIADRSVTDDRRATAGIFHLAGRGETNWHDFAQAIFCARARRGARIPALEAITTEEYPTAARRPRNSRLDSSKAERVFGIRLASWRHSLEACLDQLVGEGETDAEGNRAGWRQRNAPLSDHARGQQAVAPDL, encoded by the coding sequence ATGTCAGAGCGTCCCATCCTCATTGCCGGACGGAATGGCCAGTTGGCAAGATGTCTTCGCGATCTCGCTGCGGTGCGCGGTCTGCCTGCGGTGGCTCTCGGGCGCCGAGAGCTCGATCTGGAGAACCGCGAGGGAATCGACAAGCTCATCGCGTCGATCGCGCCGTCTGCAATCATCAATACGGCGGCTTATACCGCGGTAGATCAGGCCGAATCTGAAGCAGCGAAAGTCTTCAGCATCAACCGCGATGGCGCGGCGGCCCTGGCAGACGTCGCGTGGCAGATGAATATTCCACTCATTCATCTCTCGACCGACTATGTATTCGACGGCGAGAAACCGGATGCGTACGACGAAAGTGACGTTCCCGCGCCGTTGAATGTCTACGGTGCATCGAAGCTTGCCGGCGAAGCTGCCGTATTGGCCGCGCACCCACTTGCGACCGTAATCAGGTGCTCGTGGATTTACAGTCCCTATGGCAGCAACTTCGTTCGGACGATGCTGCGGTTATGTGAGACGCAGGCCACCGTGAGGGTTGTTCGGGACCAACTTGGAAATCCCACCTATGCATACGACCTCGCGGAGGCCGTCCTTCGGATCGCAGACCGGTCCGTAACGGACGATCGGAGGGCCACGGCCGGCATCTTCCACCTCGCCGGGCGAGGTGAGACGAACTGGCACGACTTTGCGCAGGCGATCTTCTGCGCGCGCGCCCGCCGTGGAGCGCGGATTCCGGCGCTCGAGGCGATTACGACAGAAGAGTATCCGACCGCCGCGCGTCGGCCTCGAAATTCGCGCCTGGACTCATCCAAGGCCGAACGTGTGTTCGGGATTCGATTGGCGTCCTGGCGCCATTCACTCGAAGCTTGTCTCGACCAGTTGGTCGGAGAAGGAGAAACCGATGCTGAAGGGAATCGTGCTGGCTGGCGGCAGCGGAACGCGCCTCTATCCGATCACGCGCGTGGTCAGCAAGCAGTTGCTCCCGATCTATGA
- the rfbB gene encoding dTDP-glucose 4,6-dehydratase, whose amino-acid sequence MRILVTGGAGFIGSAVCRHLVLQTGAAVINVDKLTYAANLDSLANIERLESYTFLQSDICDREVMDLAFSDYEPDAIIHLAAESHVDRSITRPDAFINTNIVGTYTLLEAARTYYERLSSPKRKQFRFIHVSTDEVYGSLGPDDLFREDTPYRPSSPYSASKAASDHLALAWFRTYGLPVIVSNCSNNYGPYQFPEKLIPLTILNAIDRKPLPVYGDGKNIRDWLHVDDHAAGLISLLYEGKPGEKYNFGGDGQRSNLEVVTQICDVLDRLSPGAEPRRSLIAFVPDRPGHDARYAIDASKAHRELGWEPTRSFEQGLAETVGWYFKNRAWWERARRGVYDGSRLGLLAAQH is encoded by the coding sequence ATGCGTATCCTGGTGACCGGCGGAGCGGGCTTTATCGGTTCTGCAGTGTGTCGCCATTTGGTGCTGCAGACTGGTGCCGCAGTGATCAACGTCGACAAGTTGACATACGCAGCCAACCTGGATTCGCTGGCGAACATCGAGAGACTGGAGTCTTATACGTTTCTGCAGTCCGACATCTGCGATCGCGAGGTTATGGATCTCGCATTTTCCGACTACGAGCCGGACGCAATCATACATCTGGCCGCCGAAAGCCACGTCGACCGTTCGATCACCCGGCCCGATGCCTTCATCAACACCAATATAGTCGGCACCTACACGCTGCTGGAGGCCGCCAGGACTTACTACGAACGTCTGTCGTCTCCGAAGCGGAAGCAATTCCGCTTCATCCACGTATCGACAGACGAAGTCTACGGTTCGCTGGGGCCGGACGACTTGTTTCGCGAGGACACGCCCTACAGGCCGAGTTCGCCGTATTCGGCCAGCAAGGCCGCCTCCGACCACCTCGCACTGGCGTGGTTTCGAACCTACGGTCTACCGGTCATCGTATCGAATTGCTCGAACAACTATGGCCCATACCAATTCCCGGAAAAGCTCATCCCGCTGACGATTCTCAATGCGATCGACCGGAAGCCTCTACCAGTCTATGGCGACGGCAAGAATATTCGCGACTGGCTTCACGTCGATGATCATGCCGCCGGCTTGATCAGCTTGCTGTACGAAGGGAAGCCGGGCGAGAAGTACAATTTCGGAGGAGACGGCCAGCGATCCAACTTGGAGGTCGTCACCCAGATTTGCGACGTGCTGGATCGATTGTCCCCGGGCGCGGAACCGAGACGATCTCTTATTGCGTTCGTGCCGGATCGTCCGGGGCACGATGCGCGCTATGCGATCGACGCGTCGAAGGCACATCGCGAACTTGGCTGGGAACCGACGAGATCCTTTGAACAGGGCCTGGCCGAAACCGTCGGATGGTACTTCAAAAATCGTGCGTGGTGGGAGCGTGCCCGCCGCGGTGTCTATGATGGCTCGCGTCTCGGTCTCCTGGCCGCCCAACATTGA
- the rfbC gene encoding dTDP-4-dehydrorhamnose 3,5-epimerase, whose translation MLELRSLAIPDVKVIRTERFSDGRGYFCETFQRSAFAEKGILHDFVQDNQSSSARIGTVRGLHFQRPPFAQAKLIRVLSGAILDIAVDLRRSSANFGKHIAIQLDGESGEQVFIPKGFAHGFCTLQPKTVVLYKVDQVYAPSHDGGIYWADPALAIKWPVTTSEAQVSPKDQTLPALNQLGCVFE comes from the coding sequence ATGCTGGAACTGCGATCCTTGGCGATCCCTGATGTCAAAGTCATTCGAACGGAGCGGTTTTCCGACGGCCGCGGCTACTTCTGTGAGACCTTCCAGCGATCGGCTTTTGCGGAAAAGGGAATCCTTCACGATTTCGTTCAGGATAATCAGTCCAGCTCAGCTCGGATCGGCACGGTGCGCGGGCTGCATTTCCAGCGCCCGCCATTCGCCCAGGCGAAGCTCATACGGGTGTTGAGCGGGGCCATTCTCGATATTGCCGTTGATCTCCGACGTTCATCGGCCAACTTCGGCAAGCATATCGCCATCCAGTTGGATGGTGAAAGCGGTGAGCAGGTGTTCATTCCGAAGGGCTTCGCGCACGGCTTCTGTACGCTGCAGCCCAAGACCGTCGTCTTGTACAAGGTCGACCAGGTCTACGCCCCGAGCCATGACGGCGGCATTTATTGGGCCGATCCGGCATTGGCGATCAAGTGGCCCGTGACAACCTCCGAGGCTCAGGTATCGCCAAAGGACCAAACCCTTCCTGCGCTCAACCAGCTTGGTTGCGTTTTCGAGTAG